The Roseicyclus marinus genome has a segment encoding these proteins:
- a CDS encoding VOC family protein, whose product MTLKYLHTMVRVKDLEASMAFYRLLGLEETRRTDNDKGRFTLVFMAPPGQPECPVELTWNWDGDDGLPSDSRHFGHLAYRVGDIYAVCQHLMDNGVTINRPPRDGYMAFVRSPDNVSIELLQEGEALAPAEPWASMPNTGHW is encoded by the coding sequence ATGACGCTCAAATACCTGCACACGATGGTCCGGGTAAAGGATCTGGAGGCGTCGATGGCCTTCTACCGCCTGCTCGGGCTCGAGGAAACGCGCCGCACCGACAATGACAAGGGCCGCTTCACGCTGGTCTTCATGGCCCCTCCGGGCCAACCCGAATGCCCGGTCGAACTGACCTGGAACTGGGATGGCGATGACGGCCTGCCGTCCGACAGCCGCCATTTCGGCCATCTCGCCTACCGGGTGGGCGATATCTACGCGGTCTGCCAGCACCTGATGGACAATGGCGTGACCATCAACCGCCCGCCGCGCGACGGCTACATGGCCTTCGTCCGCTCGCCCGACAATGTCTCGATCGAATTGCTGCAAGAGGGCGAGGCGCTCGCCCCGGCCGAGCCCTGGGCCTCCATGCCCAACACGGGCCATTGGTGA
- a CDS encoding Mth938-like domain-containing protein: protein MRMNEVTFDDSRPVDGYGPGFFRVGGEIVEGAVIILPSGVTVWGGYGDVARLVAAAGEIDVIFVGTGAEIAQIPRELRAALEAAGLGVEIAASPAACRTYNVLLSEGRRVGLAALPV from the coding sequence ATGCGCATGAACGAGGTGACATTCGACGACAGCCGCCCGGTGGATGGCTATGGGCCGGGGTTTTTCCGCGTGGGCGGAGAGATCGTGGAGGGGGCGGTGATCATCCTGCCCTCGGGCGTGACGGTTTGGGGCGGATATGGCGATGTGGCGCGGCTGGTCGCGGCGGCAGGCGAGATCGACGTGATCTTTGTCGGCACGGGGGCCGAGATCGCGCAGATCCCGCGCGAGCTGCGGGCCGCGCTGGAGGCGGCGGGGCTGGGGGTCGAGATCGCGGCGAGCCCTGCGGCCTGCCGGACGTATAACGTGCTCTTGTCCGAGGGGCGGCGCGTGGGGTTGGCGGCGCTGCCGGTTTGA
- a CDS encoding DUF1194 domain-containing protein, translating into MIRGAALALALAMAGPAVAQDQCRLALLLGVDVSASVDPSEYVQQTSGLAAALIAPEIVEAFLNGPGPVALSIFEWSGRFQQDLVLDWTLVTSEADLTRIAERVARQQRRHQDFPTALGYALGYAAGHFASAPPCLFQTIDISGDGMNNDGFDPAAAYEHFPFEGITVNALAIGGASRGIEEYFLTEVIRGPGAFVEYAATHDDFAEAIRRKLERELRVMILGGLALPTGQLPR; encoded by the coding sequence GTGATCCGCGGGGCGGCATTGGCGCTTGCGCTGGCCATGGCGGGCCCCGCCGTGGCGCAGGACCAGTGCCGCCTTGCGCTTTTGCTGGGCGTCGATGTCTCGGCCTCGGTCGATCCGTCCGAATACGTCCAGCAGACCTCGGGCCTCGCCGCGGCCCTCATCGCCCCCGAGATCGTGGAGGCCTTCCTCAACGGCCCGGGACCCGTGGCGCTCTCGATCTTCGAATGGTCGGGCCGCTTCCAGCAGGACCTGGTCCTCGACTGGACCCTCGTCACCTCCGAGGCGGATCTGACCCGCATCGCCGAACGCGTCGCCCGCCAACAGCGCCGCCACCAGGATTTCCCCACCGCACTCGGCTACGCGCTGGGATATGCGGCAGGCCATTTCGCCAGCGCGCCGCCCTGCCTCTTCCAGACCATCGACATCTCGGGCGACGGGATGAACAACGACGGCTTCGACCCGGCGGCGGCTTACGAACATTTCCCCTTCGAGGGCATCACCGTCAACGCGCTGGCCATCGGCGGCGCCTCGCGCGGGATCGAGGAGTATTTCCTGACCGAGGTCATCCGCGGCCCCGGCGCCTTCGTCGAATATGCCGCAACCCATGACGATTTCGCCGAAGCCATCCGGCGCAAGCTCGAACGCGAATTGCGGGTGATGATCCTGGGCGGCCTTGCCCTTCCGACAGGCCAACTCCCCCGTTAG
- a CDS encoding sulfite exporter TauE/SafE family protein, producing the protein MPEGFSAALALPGLWGLLGAVMVAGLVFGFAGFGAALVFLPVAVALVPPELAVAAFSVSALSSLVTVVPRAFGQTDKRALGQLLLAAMVSFPLGVWVLRVGDEIAIRWAVSGVVLVTLAALIAGWRMRAAPRPVARLGVGAATGIVGGATGLTGPVVILFNLGAGAPAAVTRANTLVFLTFSALLLLPHLWVQGLLRPEALWLGLLLVLPYAVGNRIGQALFDPGAEAIYRRVAYAIIAASALVGLPVWT; encoded by the coding sequence ATGCCTGAGGGGTTTTCGGCGGCGCTGGCGCTGCCGGGGCTTTGGGGATTGCTCGGCGCGGTGATGGTGGCGGGGCTGGTCTTCGGCTTTGCGGGCTTTGGCGCGGCGCTGGTCTTTTTGCCGGTGGCGGTGGCCTTGGTGCCGCCCGAACTGGCGGTGGCGGCTTTCTCGGTGTCGGCGCTGTCCTCGCTCGTCACGGTGGTGCCGCGCGCCTTTGGCCAGACGGACAAGCGCGCGCTGGGGCAATTGCTGCTGGCGGCGATGGTGAGCTTTCCCTTGGGGGTCTGGGTGTTGCGGGTGGGCGACGAGATCGCCATCCGCTGGGCGGTGTCGGGGGTCGTCCTGGTGACGCTGGCGGCATTGATTGCGGGCTGGCGGATGCGGGCGGCGCCGAGACCCGTGGCGCGGCTGGGGGTCGGGGCTGCGACCGGGATCGTGGGCGGGGCCACGGGCCTGACGGGGCCGGTGGTGATCCTGTTCAACCTTGGCGCCGGCGCGCCGGCGGCGGTGACGCGGGCCAATACGCTGGTCTTTCTGACCTTTTCCGCGCTTTTGTTGCTGCCGCACCTGTGGGTGCAGGGGCTGTTGCGCCCCGAGGCGCTGTGGCTGGGTCTTTTGCTGGTGCTGCCCTATGCTGTGGGCAACCGGATCGGGCAGGCGCTGTTCGATCCCGGGGCCGAGGCGATCTATCGGCGCGTGGCCTATGCGATCATCGCGGCCTCGGCGCTGGTCGGATTGCCGGTCTGGACGTGA